The Streptomyces sp. NBC_00435 nucleotide sequence CGACAGGTGGCGCCCCTCGTCGAGCCGCTCCAGCAGCAGCGTCCCCGTCCCCGCGTCCTGCGCCAGCAACCGCACGCAGCCCTCCCCGCCCCACGCCCGCAGCGCGAGCGCCTCCCCGGCGCTCTCCTCGTCCGGCGCGGGCAGCTTCAGCGCCGCCGCCGTCCCGTCCACCCGCTCCACCGGCAGCACCAGAGCCGTCACCCCGTACATACCGGGCCCCGTCACCCGCAGCCCCCACCGCTGCAAGAACACCGCCACCCGCGCCGGCAGAGCCTCGACGAACTCCCGCCCGGCCACGCCGCCGTCGGACAACCGCGCCCGCGCGAAAGCATCGGGAACCCCACCGAAGCCACGGAGACCGTCCACACCGTCCGTGCCGCAGTCATCGCCCCCGGCGCCCCCGAACCCACCAGTTCCACCGCCGCCGCTCATCCCCCGAGCCTAGGCTCCGACACCCGCGTCCTTCAGCGCCCCCACGAACGCCCGCGCGTCGAAGAGCGACCCGTCCCTCGACCCGACCGGCTTCCCCTCCACCAACACCATCGGCGTCGCCCTCGCACCCGTCGCCTCGAAGCCCTCCTCGGCCTCACCGACCCAACCCTGGTACTTCCGCTCCCTCACCGCCGCGTCGAACTCCGCCCCACGCAGCCCCGGCACCCTGTCCGCGATCTTCAGCAACAGCTCCTCGGTGAACTTCCCCTTCGGCTGACTCGCGAAGACCGCCGCGTGGTACTCCGCGAACTTCCCCGCATCGACGGACGCACGCAACGCGTTGACCGCCTTGGCCGAACCGCTCACCCCGCCCTGGTCCAGGAACGACGCCAGCACGTACTCGATCCTGACCTGACCGGCGACCGCCAGCTTCAGCAGGGATTCACCGCCCGCCTCCTCGAACCGCGCGCAGTACCCGCACTTGGGGTCCACCAGCACCTGCGCCGTACGCGGCGCGTCCAGCTTCCCGACGACGATCCTCGGCCCGTCCACCTCCGCCGGCAACCCCGCGAGCTGACCGGCGATCGGACTGGTCCGCACCACGACCTCAGAGGTGGCCGAAGGCCTCCCCTCACCGGAACCGGAGCCACAACCGACGACCGCCCCACCCAGCAGCGCGGCCGACACGACCGCCACGACAAGACGTCCTGCTCCTGCGACCCGCGCCATACAAACCGAACCTCTCATACAAAAACCTGACAAAATCCCCGCCCCACCCTAAGGACGAAACCACCCGCCCACATCAGTCATTCGGCCACCCCTCACGCCCGGAAACCCGACGTCACGTCCCTGGACACCCATCCGGAACGAGGTGTACCAACTCCCCCATGACGATCAACGGCGGAATTTCCTTCTGGTACGCGACGGACGAGACCGCCACCTCCCGCCCACCCCGCGCCCCCCTCACCGCCGACACCACCGCCGACGTGGTCGTCGTCGGCGGCGGCTACACCGGCCTGTGGACCGCGTACTACCTCAAGACCGCGGCCCCCGACCTGCGAGTCACCGTCCTGGAGCAGAAGTTCTGCGGCTACGGGGCCTCCGGCCGCAACGGCGGCTGGCTCTACAACGGCATCGCCGGCCGCGACCGCTACGCCACCCTCCACGGCCACGACGCCGCCCAGCGCCTCCAGCACGCCATGAACGACACCGTCACCGAAGTCGTCGACACCGCCGCCAAGGAGGGCATCGACGCCGACATCCACCGCGGCGGAGTCCTCGAAGTCGCCCGCACCCCCGCCCAGCTGAGCCGCCTCAAAACCTTCCACGCCGCCGAACTCGCCTTCGGCGAAACGGACCGCGAGCTCTACGACGCCACCGACACCCGCGCCCGCATCGACATCGCCGACGCGGTGGGCTCCTCCTGGACCCCGCACGGAGCCCGCATCCACCCACTGAAACTCGTCAAGGGACTCGCCGCCGCCTGCGAACGCCTCGGCGTCACCATCCACGAATCGACACCCGTCACCGAAATCGCCCCCCGCCGGGCCGTCACCCCGTACGGCACGGTCCGCGCACCGTACGTACTGCGCTGCACCGAGGGCTTCACCGCCGCCCTCAAGGGCCAGAAGCGCTCCTGGCTCCCCATGAACTCCTCCATGATCGCCACGGCCCCCCTCCCCCCGGAGGTCTGGTCCCAACTCGGCTGGTCCGACGCGGCCACCCTCGGCGACATGGCCCACGCCTACATGTACGCCCAGCGCACCGCCGACGACCGCATCGCCATCGGCGGCCGCGGAGTCCCCTACCGCTACGGCTCCCGCACCGACAACGACGGCCGCACCCAGCCCTCGACGATCGCCGCCCTCACCCGACTCCTGGAGTCCTTCTTCCCCGTCCTCACCGGCATCGAGATCACCCACGCCTGGTCGGGCGTCCTGGGAGTGCCCCGGGACTGGTGCGCCACGGTCACCCTGGACGCCACCACGGGCCTCGGCTGGGCCGGCGGCTACGTCGGCTCCGGCGTAGCCACGTCGAACCTCGCCGCCCGCACCCTGCGCGACCTGATCCTGGGCGACAGCACGGACCTGACCACCCTCCCCTGGGTCAACCACCGCGTCCGCCGCTGGGAGCCGGAGCCCTTCCGCTGGCTCGGCGTCCAGGCCCTCTACGCCGCGTACCGCGAGGCCGACCGCCGCGAATCCACCACCCACACCCCGACGACGGCCCCGCTGGCCCGCCTGGCGGACCGCATCTCGGGCCGCGGCTGAGGGCATGCAAAAGGCCCCGGACGATCGTCCGGGGCCTTCCGCTTCTGTACGAATCCCTTGGTCGGCGAGCCTCTGACCTGGGATGGAGCCGCCTATCGGAATCGAACCGATGACCTTCGGGTTACAAAGCCGGTGCTCTACCAACTGAGCTAAGGCGGCACACATGACACTGCACAGTGCGCAGAATCGCCTTCACTCTACACAGCCGCCAGACCTCGCCGCGAAGAACTTTCCGGCCCTCCGTAACCCTCCGCCCATCCGTTCGCTCTACGTACTGGAGTGCCGTCCGACCCTTGGACCGGAGGGGACGGGAACGCCGCCGTGACCCTCCGGGACGAGGGCTTGCGGCCGTACCGGCCGGTGGCGACGGCGCTGCCGCCCGACAGGGGCCGACGGGCCGTCGGTCTTCACACCTGTGGAGTCTGCGGGTACCCCGCCCGTACCAGCCGCGGGGCCACCGCCTCCAGCGGGAGGCCCGGGTTGAGGGCGTCGACCACGGCCTGGGTGAGCGGGCGCAGTGACCACACGTGCCGGACGGCCTCCAGGGGCAGGTCGGTCTCGTAGTAGTCCTCGGCGAAGGCGTGGTAGGCCTCCGGGGTGCCGGCGGCCAGGATGTCGAAGAGGTAGTCGGTACCGTCCGGGTCGGACCGGCCCTCCGGGAACTCGACCTTGCCCGCGCGCCAGGCCGTGTCGGCGGTCTCGCGCCAGAAGACGGCGGTCGCGTTGAGGACACCCTCCCCCTGGCAGAAGGCGGGCTCGGTCGTCAACGGCAGGAGGACCTCCGGTATCCCGTCGATCAGCCCCGGCCACGGAGCCCCCTCGTCACCGGCCCACGGGCTCATCGGCGACTCGTGGTCGAAGCCGAAGCCGAAGACCCCCGCCCCGGTGAAGACGATCGCGTAGTCGTCGCCCGAGCCGTTGTCCATCAGGGCCACTTCCTCGCCCTGGCCCCACGCCGGGTCGTACGAGAAGTAGCAGTCGCCCTCGTTGCCGCTGATCACCAGTTCCAGTGCCGCCATCGCCCGGCAGCGGTCGCGCAGGGTCGCGATGTCGGGCAGGGCGCGGGTCAGGTCGTAGATGGTCATGGTCGGGATCCAAGCAGCCGCCTCTGACAGCGGCCCCCGGCAGGCGGCTCCTACAGGCGACCCCCGGCAGCGGGCTCCGCACGTCGGCGAAGTCACCTGGTCCAGGTGCTGACAGGAGGGGCTGGGGCGGGTAGCGTCGGGACCGAGTCCAGTTACTGGACTAGACCTTCCACTCGGATCGTCCGGCACGTTCCTGCCGGTAGAAGGGATTCATCACCATGGCTTCTGTGACTTTCGACAAGGCGACCCGTCTGTACCCCGGCGGTGACAAGCCCGCTGTCGACCAGCTCGAGCTGGAGATCGCGGACGGCGAGTTCCTCGTCCTCGTCGGCCCCTCCGGCTGCGGCAAGTCCACCTCGCTGCGCATGCTCGCCGGCCTGGAGGACGTGAACGGCGGTGCCATCCGCATCGGTGACCGCGACGTCACGCACCTGCCGCCCAAGGACCGGGACATCGCGATGGTGTTCCAGAACTACGCGCTGTACCCGCACATGTCCGTCGCCGACAACATGGGCTTCGCGCTCAAGATCGCCGGCGAGGACAAGGCCACCATTCGCAAGAAGGTGGAGGACGCGGCGAAGATGCTGGACCTGACCCAGTACCTCGACCGCAAGCCGAAGGCGCTCTCCGGCGGTCAGCGCCAGCGCGTCGCGATGGGCCGCGCGATCGTGCGCAAGCCGCAGGTGTTCCTCATGGACGAGCCGCTGTCGAACCTCGACGCCAAGCTCCGCGTGTCCACCCGTACCCAGATCGCGGCCCTCCAGCGCGACCTGGGCATCACCACCGTCTACGTCACCCACGACCAGGTCGAGGCGATGACGATGGGCGACCGCGTCGCGGTCCTCAAGGACGGTCTGCTCCAGCAGGTCGACACCCCGCGCAACATGTACGACCGCCCGGCGAACCTCTTCGTCGCCGGCTTCATCGGCTCGCCGGCCATGAACCTCGTCGAGGTCCCGATCGCCGACGGCGGCGTGAAGTTCGGCGAGAGCGTCGTGCCGGTGTCCCGCGAGGCGCTGTCCGCCGCGGCCGACGCGGGCGACCGCACGGTCACGGTCGGCGTGCGCCCGGAGCACTTCGACATCGGTGACACCGGCGGTCTGACCATCACCGTGAACGTCGTCGAGGAGCTGGGCGCGGACGGGTACGTCTACGGTTCGACCTCGCACTCCGAGGGCTCGCAGGACATCGTGGTGCGCGTGAACGGCCGCAACGTTCCCGAGAAGGGCTCGACGCTGCACGTCGTGCCGCGCGGGGGCGAGATCCACGTGTTCTCGACCTCCTCCGGGGCCCGTCTCTCCAACTGATCCGCCGGGGCGGTCCGTCGGACCGGTCCAATGGAATGGTCCGACGGACCGGGCCGCCGGATCCGCGTCATGTCCGCCGAAGGGGCGTCCCGCCAAGGGGCGCCCCTTCGGCGCGAGTTCCGGCAGATCGGGCCATTCGGCCCTCTGCGTCAACCCTTAATTCGAAAAGTCACGTCGAACCATCCCCCGACCGAGTGACTAAATGTCGCCAAATCTTCACCGAGCGCTACTCTCGCCCTCGTGACCCACACTGCCCGCCGTATCGGCCGATCCCTCGCCCTGGTCCTGCCCGTCGTCCTGGTCCTGTCCGGGACCCTCGCGGTCACCATGGTCCCCTGGGCGGACAACACCCCCTCCCAGATCCTGACCGCGTCCGCCGAGGACGTCTCCGTGCCCGCGAAGCCACGTGCCGCGCAGGACGTGCTGCGCGAAAAGCTGCTGAGCGAGATCCAGCAGGGTGAGCAGCCGGGTGACGTACTCACCCATCTCCAGCAGGAAGTTGACCGGCGGCCGTCGCTGGCCGAGCACTGCGCGGGGATCGCTCGCGCGCTGGGTCGGGCCGCGGTGGACGCCTACGGGCCCACGAAGGCGCAGTCGTTCGCGCGGCCGGTGTGCGACACCGCGTACGCGTCCGGCGTCGCCTCCATGGGCTGACGGCCGCCGCCGTACGCCGTTCCCCATACGGACATGACCGATTCCGAGGTTGCCGGGAGCTCGGAGCTCCCCGACCGATTCCACGTGGCCGCGTTCCCGGCCTCCCCGGTCCAGGCTGTCGTCCTGGCGGGGGGCCAGGGTTCGCGGCTGCGGCCTTATAC carries:
- a CDS encoding ABC transporter ATP-binding protein; the protein is MASVTFDKATRLYPGGDKPAVDQLELEIADGEFLVLVGPSGCGKSTSLRMLAGLEDVNGGAIRIGDRDVTHLPPKDRDIAMVFQNYALYPHMSVADNMGFALKIAGEDKATIRKKVEDAAKMLDLTQYLDRKPKALSGGQRQRVAMGRAIVRKPQVFLMDEPLSNLDAKLRVSTRTQIAALQRDLGITTVYVTHDQVEAMTMGDRVAVLKDGLLQQVDTPRNMYDRPANLFVAGFIGSPAMNLVEVPIADGGVKFGESVVPVSREALSAAADAGDRTVTVGVRPEHFDIGDTGGLTITVNVVEELGADGYVYGSTSHSEGSQDIVVRVNGRNVPEKGSTLHVVPRGGEIHVFSTSSGARLSN
- a CDS encoding NAD(P)/FAD-dependent oxidoreductase, which encodes MTINGGISFWYATDETATSRPPRAPLTADTTADVVVVGGGYTGLWTAYYLKTAAPDLRVTVLEQKFCGYGASGRNGGWLYNGIAGRDRYATLHGHDAAQRLQHAMNDTVTEVVDTAAKEGIDADIHRGGVLEVARTPAQLSRLKTFHAAELAFGETDRELYDATDTRARIDIADAVGSSWTPHGARIHPLKLVKGLAAACERLGVTIHESTPVTEIAPRRAVTPYGTVRAPYVLRCTEGFTAALKGQKRSWLPMNSSMIATAPLPPEVWSQLGWSDAATLGDMAHAYMYAQRTADDRIAIGGRGVPYRYGSRTDNDGRTQPSTIAALTRLLESFFPVLTGIEITHAWSGVLGVPRDWCATVTLDATTGLGWAGGYVGSGVATSNLAARTLRDLILGDSTDLTTLPWVNHRVRRWEPEPFRWLGVQALYAAYREADRRESTTHTPTTAPLARLADRISGRG
- a CDS encoding DsbA family protein, which gives rise to MAVVSAALLGGAVVGCGSGSGEGRPSATSEVVVRTSPIAGQLAGLPAEVDGPRIVVGKLDAPRTAQVLVDPKCGYCARFEEAGGESLLKLAVAGQVRIEYVLASFLDQGGVSGSAKAVNALRASVDAGKFAEYHAAVFASQPKGKFTEELLLKIADRVPGLRGAEFDAAVRERKYQGWVGEAEEGFEATGARATPMVLVEGKPVGSRDGSLFDARAFVGALKDAGVGA